The following is a genomic window from Citrifermentans bemidjiense Bem.
GACGTCCACTCGGCCCTGGCCTGCACCCGCTGTCACGCAACCCCCAATACGGGGACAAAGGACTCCCTCGGTGTCGCGACGGGGAACACCCACCAGGTTGGCAAGGGGAACATCACCATCGGCACCATCCGCAACGACCTGGATAATACGGTGAAAAGCTGTGAAAACTGCCACCTCGATGGTGGTGACGCCGCAGCGCCGAACCCGTCCGCGGCACACCTCAACAAGGTTCCAGGTTCCCACATGAACTTCCTGAACTGTCAGGTATGCCATATCCGCTTCGTCAGTGCCGGCAGCACGACTGCACCGACGATTCCGGAGCAGGTGATCGAGATGGCTTCCAACGGCACCCAGAACATCTCGAAACTGAACGCATACCTCGGAACCGACCCCCTCGACCCCACAAAGAACCTCGTCGATCTGACCGGCCAGCCCTTTCGCTGGTACCCCGGCCTCAAGTGGTGGGGTAACAAGATCACCACCGTCAAGCCCCTCTACACCGCATGGTTCGGGGAATGGATCAGCGGAGAGGGTAGTGCAGCGGTGATCAGGCCGATTAATCTTCGGCTTGTTCGCAAGGGAATGACGGACCAGTACGCCCAGAATGTGGCCCGACTCGCGTCGCTGCCGCTGACTGCGGGGACGCAGGTTGCCAACGGGGCCCCTATCCTGCATAGGAAGGAGGAGATAAAGGCGGCTCTTGTGAGAATGAGCACTGTCACTGACACTGCCGGCACCTCCAACGACAAAATCGCCACCAGACCCGTCCTGGTCCGCGCCGACAAAGTCTATTTCCTGAACGCCGCAGGCGAAGTCGAGTATTTCGAGAGCACCGTTGCAGAAAGCCATGACTTCGCAGTGAATCACAACGTCGTTGCGAAGCGCGACGCGGCTAACCCAGTCGTCAAACCTGGTCCGTACGGTTCCGGCGGTTGTACGGACTGCCACGGGAACAGCTCTCCATTCTTCCATGGAATGCAGCTCGCGGAGCCGGCCCAGTACGATTATCTGGACGAAGCAGGCACCGTTGCCAATACGAATGCCGGCAAGCCGATCTATAAGCCGCACTACAAGACCATGGGCTATACGGAGTTCAGGGCCAAGCAGCTGACAGCAGACATCGTCCCGGCGATCACCCGGGTTATTGGGCAAGGGAGCGTGGCGGTCAGCGAGGGAGCCAACAGCTGCACCACCGCCGGCGGCAATGAATGCGCCATCGGTGCTACACCCGCCTCCGATGTTACCTTTACCGCGACTTCGGCACCTGGACAGGCGTTTGTGAAATGGTCAGGGTGTACACCGTCACAATCGGATCCCCTTTCCTGCACGGCCAATGTCGGCACACCGGCATCTGGCGCAGAAAACCGCGGCATCCTGGTAACGGCGACATTCACTGAGCCAGCAGCCCCCGCGCCGCCGCCGGCAGTCACAACTTTTACCCTTTCCGCTTCATCGGTCACTGTCGGCGGCACAAAGGGCGGCACACTTGGAGCAACATCAATTGACGTTGCATCAGGAAGTGACTATTTCATCAGTGTCCGCCCTGAAGCCGGCTACACAGTAACGGCTGCCACCGTTGACGGTGCGGATGTACTCGGCGTCGTACGCGCAGACGGCGGCTATCCGTTCACAAACATAACAGCAGCCCACACTTTTGTGGTGACTTTCACTGCAGACGAGGCATACACCGTTACTGTCGGGGCAACTAGCAACGGCACCGTGACTCCAGGCACCGAGTCGATAGTAAAAGGGAAAAGTGCCACCTTCTACTTCACCCCTGCAGCCGGCTATGCTATCCGCGACGTCAAGGTTGACGGCACATCTGTTGGGACTCCCAGCTTTTTCACCTTCGCAGATGTGGCGACAAACCACAGCCTTGATGTTACTTTCGGCAATGCCGTCACCTTGGCCACCACCGTCACCAATGGCAGCGTCAAGATCAACGGTACGACGGCAACCGCCAGTACTTCGGTTGCCTCTGGCTCCAAGCCTCAGATTGACGTGGTGCCAAACGCCCACTACAAACTGTACCGACTCCAGGTCGGTGGTATCAATGTCACTGGCAGCGCAGTTAAGAATGCCGATGGCTCATATACCTATGCACCGGCCAATGCCATGCTTGCAAACACCACAATCAGTGCCACGTGCTCTGCAATCTACTGGGCGCTTAACGGCACTGCGGGTGCAAACGGAAGGATAGGCGTCAGCTCTACCCAGATCATGGATGGCAATAGTTACTTTATAAACATAACGCCAGACAGCGGTTACAAGATCGAAACCGTGACTGACAATGGAACGGATGTAACGACGCAGGTTAGTAATGGCGGGTATAATGTCGCCAACATTACAACAAACCATGCAGTAGCGGTAACTTTCGTAGCGAAATAAATCGGACCGAAGAAGCAGAAGGCCTCCGGAAAATTTCCGGAGGCCTTTTCCAGAGGTCTTCACGCATTACACCCCACCCAGGCAGATTGGGCATCGGGGGCATCGGGGGCATCGGGGGCAGGCCAGACATCCGGACATTTAAAGCATGCTTTATCCTCGCCCCCCCCCGCCACAGCGACCCCGGTGCTTAATGTCACCGGAGTCGCTGTATTTGCTATCTCAAGACCTCCGCTCTGACCGTCGCCCTCCCCGCCTTTCGCATGGGTGCCGTGGCACCCAGATACAACAGCAGCAGTGATCCCCCCAGTAAGGCGATCCCCAGAAACCCCACGGGGGTGAAACGCTCACCGAAGAGGAACCAGGCCAGCATAGTCGCCACCATAGGCTCTAGAAGGGTGCTGATGCTGGCTGCCGTTGCCGAAGTGGAACGCATTCCTTTGAAGAAGAGAACGTAGGCGAGAGCTGTCGGTATCGTGCCTAGGTAGACGAGCAACACCCAGGCTAGAGGGGTGTAGGTCATTACCATGTCTTTTGCGAAACCGAAGAGCACGGCGGCACCCACGCTGAAGCTGATGGCGAGGGACTGAAAAGGGTCGCGGTGCGCGGCCAGTTTCTGTGAGATAAGGGTGACCAGCCCATAGCTGAAGGCGGATACCATGGCCAGCGCAATGCCACCGGTGTCCGCTCCGGTTAGCCTAAGGGGACAGGCACCTTGCGGAGCCAGTCCCCTGTCCTGGAACAGAACCAGGACAGCCGTGCCGGATAGAGCACCTACAAGGGCTACCAGCGTCGACCTGCTAGGTCTCTTCCTGGTGAATGCGACGGTGATGACGGCGACCATGACCGGCGCCGTGCAAAGAGTAACCACTGTCGCGACCGCTACCCCGGTACGCGCAACGGCGCCGAAGTAGCAGACCTGGTACAGCGCGGTCATAAGCCCGATCAGCGTCATCAGCCCCAGGTCGCCGCGGGAAACGTGGAGCATCTCTTTACCCTGCCTGGCCCAGCAGATCGAGAACAACACAGGGAGGGAAAATACGAGCCGGAAGAATCCGATCGACAGGGGATTGGTCGAGGCCAGGTGATAAATGGTTTTGGTGGAAATGCCGACAGTGCCCCACAGGACTGCGGCAAGCATAATCAGAAGTAGCCCGCGGCGCGACTCGGCCCGGGCAGCGTTTATGGACTGCATGGGAAATCTCCTTGAAACTCAGTTGAAAGGGAACATCTGAGATCAAGGCAGTAAGGCGCAACTCTAGTGGGAACGCAGTACGCGAACTGGAGGGGGTAACCGGCCAGACTGCCTTGTTAGGCGAGAATGGCTGAGGGCGGGGGTAATATGCTGGAGAAGGGATAGTACATGCCGACGTATATAGCAACAGCCGGTGCCGGTTGTCAAAGAGATTCTCGGTCCACAGCCATTAACTGCATCGCACACGGATTAAGGCGGAAACAAAAGCGATAACTGCAGATTAAGACCCTGCAAAATCTTACATGTTTAGTTGTATTTCTACCTGCCGTTATCCGTTGTTTCCGTTGAATCCGTGTGCGTGCCGTTGATCTTGCGCTACCCCAGTTAAAAGAATTGCTTGTTGGAACTGAGAGAGAAAAGGTGCTACACTGCGAGCCCGCAACGTGGTAGGCGCCACCTTCTGAGCTGCTGGCAAGTTCACCCACCCCCTGCCCCCTCCCGTCAAGGGAGGGGGAGAGCTGGGAAGTGCTTGATTCAGATAGTGCAAAGAAGTAACCGGATAACGCTGGATAAATCGCTGCAAAGAGAGATATCGCCTGACATGTTCCAAGACGTAGATTTCACGTACCGCCCCATAGGCCTTTTGCGTTCTCCCTATTCCCGCCGCATCGACGCCCCGCACCAAAGCACGATTACCGAAGGGACCCACACCGGCGAACTTGCCGTCGCCACCCTGGAACTCCAGGAATGGCTTGACGAAGAAACCATCCGGGACCTGAGCGGCTTTGACAGGCTCTGGCTCATCTTCGCCTTTCATCTGAGCGAGGGGTGGCGAAGCTCTGTGAAACCTCCGCGCGGAGGGCCAAGACGCGGGGTTCTGGCAACCCGCTCGCCGCATCGCCCCAATTCCATAGGGCTCTCGGCGGTGAGTCTGGTGAAGGTCGAGGGAAAGACTTTGCACCTGCGCGACGTCGACCTCCTAGACGGCACGCCTGTGCTGGATATCAAACCGTACGTCCCCTACGCCGACGCCTTTCCCGACTCGAAAGCAGGTTGGATTGACGAACTGGATGAAAAGGTAGGACGGTATTACGCACCGGGTCCGCGAAAGCCGCGGTAACTGAATCCATTCCGGTTCCCTCTGCAGTCTTCGGCCTCCACTCACTGATGCCAATACTCTTGCGTGTGCGGTGATTATGCCTCGTATTCACCGCATAATCTGCGGAGAATACGACATGGCTGGCAATGACAAGGGTCCAGAAGACGGGAGAGTGGAGGACGCAACAAAGGCACTTAGCTAATCAGCCAAGTGCCTTTGTTTTTGCCCTCCCTACTGCGGCGGCTGCTCGGCGGGGGGAGTATGCGGTACCCAGTTGCTGCCGTCGAAGATGTACTCGATGTTGCTGGTGCTGTCCACCCAGATCATGCCCACTAACGCCTTGGGCGGAGCGGTGTCGCTCACCACCTTGCCGCTTGGCGGCAGCGACGGGAGGTCGCTTTCCGTGGCCAGCGTCGTCCCCCCGGGTACCGGTTCCGCAGCGCACACCGTGGCCCACAACAACAGAGTTCCCATAAAGCCGGACGCAATCAAGATCGTCACAAACCGTTTCATTCGGATATCCTCCTCAGATAGTTCCCGCTCGTAATCTCCCAGCACGGTTCGGACCTAGATCAGCGGTCCGAGCCCTCCCCTAGTCCTAGTGGCACCCGAAGCAGGTCGACTTGAAGGCCCCCTGAACGTTGAGCGTGCCGTTTCTGTGCTGCGTCGGGTTGGTGATCGTCGTCCCATGGCCGTTCACGCTGCTCACGTCGGGGTGGCACAACTGGCACTGGTTCAGGCTCGAGGTCGGACCCTGGTTGCCGTGGGTCCCGCCGTGCCATACCCTGCCGTCCGCAGGCGGATTGCCGTGGCAGGCCGCACATTGCTGACCGGTCGCGTTCCAGGCCGGGGTCCGCTGCGCACCACCGTAGTTCACCGTGGTCAAACCGTAGTCATCGCTTCCCGAGTAGTAGCTGAAGCTGCCGGCCTTCACAGCGTGGCAGGATACGTTCGAGCAGCTCTTCCCGGAATCGTACAGCGGCACAGAACCCGCAGTGAAGCTGTACTGGGTATCGACGGCAACAGTCACGTTCGACTGGTGGTCCTTGATGGGGAGCACCATGAGGTGGCTGGCCGCCCCGCCGCTGTGGCACGGCGTGCAGTTGTTCCACCCCTCCGAAGCCTTGGCCGTCTTCGCCACGTGCGTCAGGTGCGCTCCGCCGCCGCCCGAGTAGGACTCGAAGCGTGCCCCGGACCAGTTGTTCATAGTGCCGAAGCTAAGACCGGCGCGCTTGGGCAGTGGCGGATAGCCGTGGCAGGCGTCGCAGGTGCCAAAGGGTTTGAAGGCACCTCCGGCAGCGTTATGCCGATGGCAGTTCAGGCAGCCGGTGGTCGGGTGGCCGGTCTCCGGAACCCCATTGCGGAAGTGGGCGGTCACGGTGTGGCAAACCTGGCAAAGCCCGAGGTTGGTCCCCAGGTCGACCAGCCCCGTGGTGCTGTTGGTAAAGGTGATGGCGACGCCATTGATCATGGATCTGATCATGGAACGGTTGGCGCTGCCGTGGGTGTCGTGGCAGGCGACGCACCCCATGGTCTGGCCGCTCCCTTTGGCGGTGAAGTGGCTACTCATGTTGAGGAATGCCGGGCGAACCAGAGCCGCGTCGTTGTGGCAGGAGGCACACAGGGCATTTCCGGAAATGGACAGGCGGGTGTAGGAACCGAGCGACCCGGAGATGTGCCGGCTGTTTTGATCGTGGCAGTCGGTACACCTGCTGCTTGCGGCGTAGCGGCCATGACCGGTGCTGTCGAAGTTCGCCTGGTACGGTGCGGCTACCCCGTTCGGCAGTACCGACGGCTGCGCCGCGTGGCAGGAGGTGCAGGGCAACCGGCTGCCGCTCCAGGAGGGGAGGCCGCCCGGATGGCAGCCGACGCAGGCGGAACCCGCGCCGTTGATGAGATCCACCGAGCCGTTTAAGTGGGTGGCAGGATCGAAGCTGTGGCAGTTCTGGCAGACAGTCACCCCGTTACCGAAGTAGTTCCCCGGGCCATAGGCGAGGGTTACGTGGGCGCTGTGCCCACCGGTGGCCATCGGCTTCGCGCTGTCCGCGCTGCCGCCGTGGCAGGTGGTGCAGCTGTCTTTCACCTGGTAGCTGGCGAAGCTGTCCGCCATGGCCTGGCTGATGGCACCCGAGGCGACGAGATTGGGGATCGCCAGGGTTGCTACCGAGTTGTCCAGCTGGGCGTTGTCGAGGTAATCGAGGGAGTCGAGCAGCAGTTGCTGCGCATATCTCGGGTTGTGGGCGTAGGCCCCTGGCTCGCTGGCCAGGAGCACGTAGTTGAAGGCGGCCCCCATGGTGTTGGCCCCGTTCTCTCCGGAGCCCCAGTTGGTGGTGCTGAAACCGGCAGTCGGGGAGGTCGTACCGAAGCCTTTGGCGGCGAGCTGCGCCTTGAGGATCTCCAGCCCGTTCAGGAGGGCGGCGCGCTCAGCGGCAAGCCCCGCCTCGCTAAGGGAGCTACCGTGGCAGCCGGCGCAGACCGGCAGCGCCCCGGTGACGAAGGTGTGGCCGTTGCTGGCGTTTTTGTGGCAGGCGACACAGGGGCCGCTCGCGTCGCTTAGGCCGAGCCTGGTGTGGGTAGACTCGCCGCTGTAGCTGCGCCCCGGGAAGTGGTACCCACCCTTGGCGTAGCTGGTGCCGCCCACCGCCATGAAGTGCGGATCGATGAAGTTGAGGTTGCCGAAATCGGCGAAGTTATCGCGCCGGACCGCGATGCTCTGCCCGTTGTTGGTGCCGCTGTGGCAGCCAAGGCAGATGTTCGACTTGCCGAGGTTCGGGTTCTGGTAACCGGGGTCCTCGGCGTAGGGGCGCACCGGAGTGACCGAGCGCAGGATCCCGTTGCTGATGTCGCTGTGGCAGCCGACACAGCTCAGCACCTCCTTGGTCTTGTCGGCCGCGCTTCCCCAGGCTGCGGTAATCTTGGCGCTGGACCAGGCCACAAAGCCGGTTGTGGTGTGGCACTGCACGCAGCCCGCCTTGGTCTTGAAGTCCTCCCCTTTCCAGGGAGCATCAGCGACTGCGGCGTGTGCCGAGCGCGCCCACTGCTGACGCACCGCGAGATTTGAGCTGCTGTCGGCATGGCAGTTGGAGCAGTTGGATCGCGAGGTCACGTAGGAGGCCGGGTAGCCGGCGGCGGTCATGGTGTTGAAGTGCACGGGGGTCGCCCCTGCGGCACTTCCTGCGGTACTGTGCGGGTTATGGCAGGCGATGCAGGGATTGGCGCCGATGGCAAACGGGTGGTTGGCGACGTTGCCAGTGGAGTCGCGGTGGCAGCCGTTGCAGACGCTGTCGGCGACGTCAGGCCGGTGGCCGCCCCCCGTGTGGCAGGTCGAGCAGGTCAGGCCGTTGGCATTGTGGGGCGAGCCGGAAAATGCCGTGACGATCGAGGTCGGGTGGCAGGTGGCGCAAAAATTGGATCCGACGGTCCCGGCACTTGCGTAGGCGATCGTGAACGTGGAATTGTTCACCGTGTTGGTGTTGACCGGCGTCGGCATCGCCGAATTGGTGTGACAGGTTATGCAGTGTATCCCGGCCGTCTTGTGCGATCCGGTCGACCACAAAGAGAACGCCGTGGAAGGGTACACCCCCTGCGAGCCGTGGCAGCCGTTGCAATTGGTGCGCATGTAGGCGGTTGCCGAGTTGGTGACGGTGATCTGTACCGTGTCGGAGGCAAGCGTCTTGGCTCCCGCCATCTCCGCCAGTTGCAGAACGTAGGTACCCGGAACGACGGTGATGAAGGAGGGGGTCAGGGTGTTCCAGGCGCTTGTGTCGACGGTGGCGGGACCGCTCACAAAGCTCCAGGCGAGGGTGCCGCTTCCGGTGAGGGTACCGGTCAGGTTGACCACCTGGTTGGTCTGCGCTACCTGGTCCACGCCGGCATTGACGGCGGCCTGCATGAACGTTGCTGTCACCGTTCGCGGCGCGGTGACGTTGGCGACGGTGATCTTGACGGGACCACCGTAGGGGTAGCTGACAGGACTTCCGTAGGTATCGGCCACGGTGCCGCCGGTCACCTCCATGAGGTAGCAGTTGGTATAGGTTGGCGTTGCCGTCAGAACAGCCGAGTTGTTATAGGAGACCAGTACGGAAGTGGCAGAGATGCTGCCGGGCCCTATGGCCGAGGCGGTTACCTGGTACTGCCTCGCGATGAAACCAGCAACCAGGGATTGCGTGGTGCCGTTTGCCTTGTTGAAGGTCGTCGCATACTGGGTGGTGTAGTTGCCGAGAGGCACCGCAGTGCCGCTCTTGGTCAGGGCGGAGATCTTGTATCCCACATTCGCCGAGACCGTCACCGGCACGTTGGCGCTGGTGGTGAAGTTGTTGTACACGACACTGCCGGCAGTGGTCTGGGTGGCATTGTTGCGTACCTTGAGCGTTCCACCCGTGGTACTCAGCTTCGTCTGCAACTGCCATGTGGTAGCGGCCCAAGCATACAGAGCCCCCGCCGTCAGCAAGCAGACGAGAACAGATAGTACTCTCTTCAACATAAAGCCCCCCTTGTCTTTAGTAAAAGACGGTCAGCGGCGACTTTCCGCTGAACGCGGTGCCATCTTGAAACATTTCCCGAACCATCCGTACAACAACTCTTAACGCTGCGCTGAAGTTGTCAGGGGCATAGTCGGGCTCCTGTCACAAAGCAGTTGATAAGCTCAATCCAATGAGCGCATAGCGACCTTAACGACCACAGGTACCCGTTTTCCCGACGAGGACTGCACTCAAATACTAGGACTTAGACTTAATCAAGCTCTCATTACAAGATTTGATCCAATTACTACAATGAATACAATTTTACAAAAACTCTTTTAAAATAGCTGGATGAGGGAGTCGGCAGACTGGAGACAAGTGACATTGCCAGTGAAACCTGTCTTTTGGCGGGAGCAACCGCGAATTCACTAATGCGAAACGTGTTTGCTGGCGATGCTGTGCCAGCGTAAGCGTGCCTACTACTGACCACAGTACCCGACTGAGACTGTAGTTATGATTGTGACTGCCAGTGATGGGATTTGAGATAGGGAAAATGGGGATTCCCGAGTCAACATTTAATAGGTATTGTGTCCCCGGAAAAGGAGGGAGGAGAATGAGGGAACTGCGGACAAACAAAAAGGCACTTAGCTAATCAGCCAAGTGCCTTTGTTATGTTTTGGTTGCGGGGACAGGATTTGAACCTGTGACCTTCGGGTTATGAGCCCGACGAGCTACCAGACTGCTCCACCCCGCGTCATGGTCAACTCAACTCTTATACTACAGCGCTCAGAGCGAGTCAATGTAAACATCACTCCACAAGCATTTTAATTACTTCTTCACAGAAACCCTCTGCCGCACGACCTCGAACAGGAAGATTCCTCCGGCTACGGAGGCATTTAACGAGTTCACGCCTCCCTGCAGCGGAATGCTCACGACCGCATCGCATCCTTTTCGGACCAGCGGACGGATACCCTCCCCTTCCCCACCTATTACGAGTGCTACCGGTCCAGTGAAGTCCTGCTGGTAGAGGGTGTGCCTCGCGGAGCCGTCGGCTCCGTAGATCCAGAAGCCTGCTTTCTTCAGACTCTCCAGCGCCTGGGAGATGTTGGTTACCTGCGCGACGGAGATGGTCTCGGTGGCGCCGGCTGAAGACTTCTCGGCTACTGCCGTTACTCCTGCTGCACGGTCTTTGGGGATGACGACGGCGTTTGCTCCCGCGCAGGCAGCGCTGCGGATGAGGGCACCGAGGTTGTGCGGGTCCTGCACGCTGTCGAGAACCAGAATGAGACCGTCGCGGGTACCCTGCAGTCCCTCCAGTACGTCGTCCAGATCGGCGTAGGGAAAGGGCTCCACCTTGAGGGCCACGCCTTGATGGTGCTCGGTGCCGCACAGACGGTTGAGGTCGCCCTTCTCACGCTGACGCACAGGGATCTTACGCTCGGCGGCGAGCTTGAGGAGCTTCTCCAGGCGCTTGTCTGCGCTGGTGCCGGCTACGAAAAGCTCGTGGATCTCGCGCGAGCCGCGCAGTGCTTCCATTACCGGATTCAGGCCGTAGATGATTTCTTCTTTTGACATATTCCTCTCAAAAACCTTTTAAACCATTGGCCAGGGAGAATTTCTGAAGAAAAACTCCCTCACCCCTGCCGCTCTCCCAGAGGGCGAGGGGATGGACTTGCCCCTCTACCATTGGGGGAGGGGACATGAAAAGGTGTTTCTCAAAAAAAATGAAGTATTACCCGGCTACTATCTCGTCGACGATCTTCTGGGCGGCTTCGACCGGGCTTTGGGCGGCGGCGATGGGGCGGCCTATGACGAGATAGTCGGCTCCGGCCTTGACGGCTTCGGCGGGGGACATGATGCGCTTCTGGTCGTCAGCGGACGCGAAGCTCGGACGGACTCCGGGGGTAACGACGAGGAAATCTTTGCCGCACGCTTCCCTGATCAGCTCGACTTCCTGCGGGGAGGCGACGACGCCGTCGACGCCCGCGCTTTTCGCCAGCTTGGCAAGTTTCACCAC
Proteins encoded in this region:
- the tsaA gene encoding tRNA (N6-threonylcarbamoyladenosine(37)-N6)-methyltransferase TrmO, producing the protein MFQDVDFTYRPIGLLRSPYSRRIDAPHQSTITEGTHTGELAVATLELQEWLDEETIRDLSGFDRLWLIFAFHLSEGWRSSVKPPRGGPRRGVLATRSPHRPNSIGLSAVSLVKVEGKTLHLRDVDLLDGTPVLDIKPYVPYADAFPDSKAGWIDELDEKVGRYYAPGPRKPR
- a CDS encoding InlB B-repeat-containing protein, whose amino-acid sequence is MDKTSYFFTANCGACHPGGAATQYDRNGNLYFNRTTNLFGYLGGVAALTDPAAKLDGDYGFINPSTGVPGTAAWSKTGIMEPDCLMCHMNKYDTTTKTVVDATKNYVVFNNNDMGASWHKRAATARGISVAGVANFDSAATLGAGWGQVTYATTVADGTPPMATAITINYGLGTTAGTLVADSGNNYVIPTGVIGAAGNANCRGCHTSPDGKKSGRTTLATTDVHSALACTRCHATPNTGTKDSLGVATGNTHQVGKGNITIGTIRNDLDNTVKSCENCHLDGGDAAAPNPSAAHLNKVPGSHMNFLNCQVCHIRFVSAGSTTAPTIPEQVIEMASNGTQNISKLNAYLGTDPLDPTKNLVDLTGQPFRWYPGLKWWGNKITTVKPLYTAWFGEWISGEGSAAVIRPINLRLVRKGMTDQYAQNVARLASLPLTAGTQVANGAPILHRKEEIKAALVRMSTVTDTAGTSNDKIATRPVLVRADKVYFLNAAGEVEYFESTVAESHDFAVNHNVVAKRDAANPVVKPGPYGSGGCTDCHGNSSPFFHGMQLAEPAQYDYLDEAGTVANTNAGKPIYKPHYKTMGYTEFRAKQLTADIVPAITRVIGQGSVAVSEGANSCTTAGGNECAIGATPASDVTFTATSAPGQAFVKWSGCTPSQSDPLSCTANVGTPASGAENRGILVTATFTEPAAPAPPPAVTTFTLSASSVTVGGTKGGTLGATSIDVASGSDYFISVRPEAGYTVTAATVDGADVLGVVRADGGYPFTNITAAHTFVVTFTADEAYTVTVGATSNGTVTPGTESIVKGKSATFYFTPAAGYAIRDVKVDGTSVGTPSFFTFADVATNHSLDVTFGNAVTLATTVTNGSVKINGTTATASTSVASGSKPQIDVVPNAHYKLYRLQVGGINVTGSAVKNADGSYTYAPANAMLANTTISATCSAIYWALNGTAGANGRIGVSSTQIMDGNSYFINITPDSGYKIETVTDNGTDVTTQVSNGGYNVANITTNHAVAVTFVAK
- a CDS encoding multiheme c-type cytochrome, whose amino-acid sequence is MLKRVLSVLVCLLTAGALYAWAATTWQLQTKLSTTGGTLKVRNNATQTTAGSVVYNNFTTSANVPVTVSANVGYKISALTKSGTAVPLGNYTTQYATTFNKANGTTQSLVAGFIARQYQVTASAIGPGSISATSVLVSYNNSAVLTATPTYTNCYLMEVTGGTVADTYGSPVSYPYGGPVKITVANVTAPRTVTATFMQAAVNAGVDQVAQTNQVVNLTGTLTGSGTLAWSFVSGPATVDTSAWNTLTPSFITVVPGTYVLQLAEMAGAKTLASDTVQITVTNSATAYMRTNCNGCHGSQGVYPSTAFSLWSTGSHKTAGIHCITCHTNSAMPTPVNTNTVNNSTFTIAYASAGTVGSNFCATCHPTSIVTAFSGSPHNANGLTCSTCHTGGGHRPDVADSVCNGCHRDSTGNVANHPFAIGANPCIACHNPHSTAGSAAGATPVHFNTMTAAGYPASYVTSRSNCSNCHADSSSNLAVRQQWARSAHAAVADAPWKGEDFKTKAGCVQCHTTTGFVAWSSAKITAAWGSAADKTKEVLSCVGCHSDISNGILRSVTPVRPYAEDPGYQNPNLGKSNICLGCHSGTNNGQSIAVRRDNFADFGNLNFIDPHFMAVGGTSYAKGGYHFPGRSYSGESTHTRLGLSDASGPCVACHKNASNGHTFVTGALPVCAGCHGSSLSEAGLAAERAALLNGLEILKAQLAAKGFGTTSPTAGFSTTNWGSGENGANTMGAAFNYVLLASEPGAYAHNPRYAQQLLLDSLDYLDNAQLDNSVATLAIPNLVASGAISQAMADSFASYQVKDSCTTCHGGSADSAKPMATGGHSAHVTLAYGPGNYFGNGVTVCQNCHSFDPATHLNGSVDLINGAGSACVGCHPGGLPSWSGSRLPCTSCHAAQPSVLPNGVAAPYQANFDSTGHGRYAASSRCTDCHDQNSRHISGSLGSYTRLSISGNALCASCHNDAALVRPAFLNMSSHFTAKGSGQTMGCVACHDTHGSANRSMIRSMINGVAITFTNSTTGLVDLGTNLGLCQVCHTVTAHFRNGVPETGHPTTGCLNCHRHNAAGGAFKPFGTCDACHGYPPLPKRAGLSFGTMNNWSGARFESYSGGGGAHLTHVAKTAKASEGWNNCTPCHSGGAASHLMVLPIKDHQSNVTVAVDTQYSFTAGSVPLYDSGKSCSNVSCHAVKAGSFSYYSGSDDYGLTTVNYGGAQRTPAWNATGQQCAACHGNPPADGRVWHGGTHGNQGPTSSLNQCQLCHPDVSSVNGHGTTITNPTQHRNGTLNVQGAFKSTCFGCH
- a CDS encoding DMT family transporter, which produces MQSINAARAESRRGLLLIMLAAVLWGTVGISTKTIYHLASTNPLSIGFFRLVFSLPVLFSICWARQGKEMLHVSRGDLGLMTLIGLMTALYQVCYFGAVARTGVAVATVVTLCTAPVMVAVITVAFTRKRPSRSTLVALVGALSGTAVLVLFQDRGLAPQGACPLRLTGADTGGIALAMVSAFSYGLVTLISQKLAAHRDPFQSLAISFSVGAAVLFGFAKDMVMTYTPLAWVLLVYLGTIPTALAYVLFFKGMRSTSATAASISTLLEPMVATMLAWFLFGERFTPVGFLGIALLGGSLLLLYLGATAPMRKAGRATVRAEVLR
- the rlmB gene encoding 23S rRNA (guanosine(2251)-2'-O)-methyltransferase RlmB, with protein sequence MSKEEIIYGLNPVMEALRGSREIHELFVAGTSADKRLEKLLKLAAERKIPVRQREKGDLNRLCGTEHHQGVALKVEPFPYADLDDVLEGLQGTRDGLILVLDSVQDPHNLGALIRSAACAGANAVVIPKDRAAGVTAVAEKSSAGATETISVAQVTNISQALESLKKAGFWIYGADGSARHTLYQQDFTGPVALVIGGEGEGIRPLVRKGCDAVVSIPLQGGVNSLNASVAGGIFLFEVVRQRVSVKK